A genomic window from Pyxicephalus adspersus chromosome 2, UCB_Pads_2.0, whole genome shotgun sequence includes:
- the NKX6-3 gene encoding homeobox protein Nkx-6.3 produces METHHPGAFMLPTYTDIKTSGCQFPAHTTFHKLSSSVLGCHLPTGTPHGISDILSRPLPPPHGGVLPAYPAVPAYGRASSTGSCFGDQAGIIAKGGNPYSTQGQTGWTDIGQEWRAGNRTLSNVPTGNADVSSRKKHTRPTFTGHQIFALEKTFEQTKYLAGPERARLAFSLGMSESQVKVWFQNRRTKWRKKSSIDPTSQPTLGTRATGELTPSENEDDEYSKPLDPDSDDEKIRLLLRKHRAAFSVLSLTPHNL; encoded by the exons ATGGAGACCCACCATCCTGGAGCCTTTATGCTGCCTACCTACACCGACATTAAAACCTCCGGCTGCCAGTTTCCTGCCCACACCACCTTCCACAAGCTTAGCAGTTCAGTATTGGGGTGCCATCTCCCAACTGGTACACCACATGGCATCTCAGACATACTCAGCAGACCACTGCCTCCTCCACATGGTGGGGTTCTTCCTGCATACCCTGCTGTCCCAGCTTATGGACGAGCTTCATCTACGGGGAGCTGCTTTGGAGATCAAGCAGGTATCATAGCTAAAGGTGGAAACCCGTACAGCACACAAGGCCAGACTGGTTGGACAGATATCGGTCAAGAATGGAGAGCAGGCAACAGGACGCTCAGTAATG tCCCAACAGGGAATGCTGATGTTTCTTCAAGAAAGAAGCACACTCGCCCCACTTTCACCGGCCATCAAATCTTTGCTTTAGAGAAAACATTTGAACAGACTAAGTATCTTGCAGGCCCAGAAAGGGCACGACTGGCCTTCAGCCTGGGCATGAGTGAATCTCAAGTCAAG GTCTGGTTCCAGAACCGACGCACTAAGTGGCGTAAGAAGAGCAGCATAGACCCCACCAGCCAACCAACCCTTGGCACCCGGGCCACTGGGGAACTGACACCTTCTGAGAATGAAGATGATGAATACAGCAAGCCACTAGATCCTGATTCAGACGATGAGAAAATACGCTTGTTACTGCGGAAACATCGAGCAGCATTCTCCGTGCTTAGCCTGACCCCCCACAACCTGTAA